From a region of the Pseudanabaena sp. ABRG5-3 genome:
- a CDS encoding asparaginase, producing the protein MNLGKRNRFSANKITVQLLREGIIESIHSCQAAVVDTRGRVLSAAGDPQTTTFARSCLKPIQALPVSISGAQERFNLSERDLAIICGSHQGTIAQARQVFSILWRCDVEPSALQCPIPDCQKSNLQHNCSGKHAGMIAVCKQQGWQISSYMDRNHPVQQLALNTMADLLHMPAAEFICAHDDCGVPTYLLEIGQLAHLYALLSAHDQLHLERITRAMTRHPDMVAGDGQFDTELMRLTNGEIVSKSGAEGVQCIGRIGEGLGLAIKVMDGSKRAKTAVSIHLLKQLGWISPTVAQKLEESFLFIGKYSRLEAVGELSLA; encoded by the coding sequence ATGAACCTTGGCAAGCGCAATCGTTTCTCCGCTAACAAAATTACTGTGCAGTTGTTGCGTGAGGGCATCATCGAATCGATTCATTCTTGCCAAGCTGCGGTAGTTGATACACGAGGGAGAGTGCTATCAGCCGCAGGTGATCCTCAAACTACAACCTTTGCCCGCTCTTGCCTTAAACCCATTCAAGCTTTGCCTGTCTCAATTTCGGGCGCACAGGAGCGCTTTAACCTCTCCGAAAGAGATTTAGCGATTATTTGTGGCTCCCATCAAGGGACGATCGCCCAAGCAAGGCAAGTTTTTAGCATTCTCTGGCGTTGTGATGTTGAGCCAAGTGCTTTGCAATGTCCAATTCCCGACTGTCAAAAAAGCAACCTGCAACATAACTGTTCTGGCAAACATGCAGGGATGATCGCCGTTTGCAAGCAACAGGGGTGGCAAATTTCTTCCTATATGGATCGCAATCATCCTGTACAACAACTGGCTCTAAATACAATGGCAGATTTGCTCCATATGCCTGCGGCGGAGTTTATCTGCGCCCATGATGATTGTGGTGTACCGACTTATCTCTTAGAAATTGGTCAGTTGGCTCATCTCTATGCGTTACTATCGGCTCATGATCAGTTACACCTAGAGCGCATCACTCGCGCTATGACTCGCCATCCTGATATGGTTGCAGGGGATGGTCAGTTTGACACAGAACTCATGCGCTTGACCAATGGGGAAATTGTTAGCAAGTCAGGGGCGGAAGGAGTTCAATGTATTGGACGCATTGGCGAAGGTTTAGGTTTAGCAATTAAGGTAATGGATGGTTCTAAACGCGCCAAAACTGCGGTTTCGATCCATCTACTCAAACAGTTAGGCTGGATCAGTCCTACCGTTGCCCAAAAGCTAGAAGAATCTTTTCTCTTTATTGGTAAATATAGCCGTTTAGAAGCAGTTGGCGAGTTATCACTTGCATAA
- a CDS encoding site-specific integrase — translation MKTPKGSVAIEENDNRLRLRWSCESKRYCLSLGLPYTDINLKVAEQKARQIELDILSGNFDPTLNKYRIKQVAVIASPEVIKPSQELLLPIWDKWVNSLCLPTRTLCSHYARIRRYIEKAAPLATDASWYEEIVSLSPRIWNDSLSYLVSCLNWAISEKLVSDNAFSKLKRRKVLKNQVKPFNHDEVRAIVNAFRSNKFCPKSSAYKHSFYADYIEFLFLTGVRPSEAIGLQRQHVDFIRNEIVICSVLARGDQGQTASKHRVRKETKTGSIRFLTMTARLTEMLEIRCRNLNPDDLVFTSPNGNAIDDNNFTNRQWKVVLAGLNIEYRKVYTTRHTLASMALEANMPITSVAYLLGHSDTTMIMQTYGHVINRPSLPDFS, via the coding sequence ATGAAAACGCCAAAAGGCAGTGTAGCCATAGAAGAAAATGATAATCGTCTACGTTTAAGATGGTCTTGTGAGTCAAAAAGATACTGTCTGTCTCTAGGATTGCCCTATACAGATATAAATTTGAAAGTAGCAGAGCAAAAGGCTAGACAGATTGAGCTAGATATTTTATCTGGCAACTTTGACCCTACTCTAAACAAATACAGGATCAAGCAAGTAGCTGTCATTGCAAGTCCTGAAGTTATAAAACCCAGTCAAGAACTCTTGCTTCCTATATGGGATAAGTGGGTTAATAGCTTGTGTTTACCAACTAGAACGCTTTGTTCCCACTACGCTAGAATTAGGCGCTACATTGAAAAAGCCGCTCCTTTGGCTACTGATGCTTCTTGGTATGAAGAAATCGTGAGTCTATCCCCTCGGATCTGGAATGACTCTTTAAGCTATTTGGTATCTTGTCTAAATTGGGCGATTTCTGAAAAGCTTGTATCTGACAATGCTTTTTCAAAGTTGAAGCGTAGAAAAGTATTAAAGAATCAGGTTAAACCTTTTAATCATGATGAGGTAAGGGCAATTGTTAACGCTTTTCGCAGTAATAAGTTTTGCCCAAAGTCATCAGCTTACAAACATAGTTTTTATGCTGATTACATTGAGTTTTTGTTTTTGACTGGTGTTAGACCTTCTGAAGCTATTGGGCTTCAGCGTCAACACGTAGACTTTATCCGTAATGAGATTGTCATTTGTTCAGTCTTAGCTAGAGGCGATCAAGGACAAACTGCGAGTAAACATCGTGTCCGCAAAGAAACAAAAACAGGATCTATTCGTTTTCTGACAATGACAGCTAGGTTAACTGAAATGCTGGAGATTAGATGTCGCAATCTTAATCCTGATGATTTGGTTTTTACTTCTCCAAATGGCAATGCAATTGATGATAATAACTTTACAAATAGACAATGGAAGGTCGTTTTAGCAGGACTAAACATTGAATACCGCAAGGTCTATACAACTAGACACACACTCGCATCAATGGCTTTAGAAGCTAATATGCCTATTACTTCTGTAGCCTATCTTTTGGGACATTCAGACACAACAATGATTATGCAAACGTATGGACACGTTATAAATAGACCGTCTTTACCTGACTTTAGTTAA